A part of Streptomyces sp. NBC_01451 genomic DNA contains:
- a CDS encoding YihY/virulence factor BrkB family protein, producing the protein MPRIPRRHGHHNKDAGNGEGGGEGDRHPRPDAPGAADRTAGRARAPEAGPTEQVERRAPDTPTDLPRSSWWAVLKGTAKEFRKDELTDRAAALTYYGILALFPALLVLVSLLGIMGRSTTRRVLDNIQDLAPGAVRDVLRDMVQQMQGTAGIGSVLAIVGLVLAVWSASGYVAAFIRSANAVYDIPEGRPVWKVLPVRVGLTVVLMVLSVVSAMIVVFTGGLAEKAGGALGIGDTALTVWSVAKWPVLVVLVTIMIAILYWATPNAKIRGFRWITPGSFLALLIWMAASAGFAVYLANFASYNRTYGTFAGVIVFLVWLWITNLAILLGLECDAELARQRAVAGGHPADEEPYVQPRDTRKWDAEDRRRFES; encoded by the coding sequence ATGCCACGAATACCGAGACGGCACGGACACCACAACAAGGACGCCGGAAACGGCGAAGGCGGAGGAGAAGGCGACAGGCACCCCCGACCTGACGCCCCCGGCGCTGCCGACCGGACGGCCGGGAGGGCGCGGGCGCCCGAGGCCGGCCCGACCGAGCAGGTGGAGCGGCGGGCCCCGGACACCCCCACCGACCTGCCCCGAAGCTCCTGGTGGGCGGTGCTGAAAGGCACCGCGAAGGAGTTCAGGAAGGACGAGCTGACCGACCGGGCCGCCGCGCTGACCTACTACGGCATCCTGGCCCTCTTCCCGGCCCTCCTCGTACTGGTCTCCCTGCTCGGGATCATGGGCCGGTCGACGACCCGGCGCGTGCTGGACAACATCCAGGACCTGGCCCCCGGCGCGGTGCGGGACGTCCTGCGCGACATGGTCCAGCAGATGCAGGGCACCGCCGGAATCGGCTCGGTCCTGGCGATCGTGGGTCTGGTGCTCGCCGTGTGGTCGGCCTCCGGCTATGTCGCCGCGTTCATCAGGAGCGCCAACGCGGTCTACGACATCCCGGAGGGCCGCCCGGTGTGGAAGGTGCTGCCCGTCCGCGTCGGACTGACGGTGGTCCTGATGGTCCTTTCCGTGGTCAGCGCGATGATCGTCGTGTTCACCGGTGGCCTCGCCGAGAAGGCCGGCGGCGCACTGGGCATCGGCGACACGGCACTCACGGTGTGGTCGGTCGCGAAGTGGCCGGTGCTGGTCGTCCTGGTCACGATCATGATCGCGATCCTGTACTGGGCGACCCCGAACGCGAAGATCCGCGGCTTCCGCTGGATCACCCCGGGCAGTTTCCTGGCGCTGCTGATCTGGATGGCCGCCTCCGCCGGGTTCGCGGTGTACCTGGCGAACTTCGCCTCGTACAACAGGACGTACGGCACCTTCGCCGGAGTGATCGTCTTCCTGGTGTGGCTGTGGATCACGAATCTGGCGATCCTGCTCGGCCTGGAGTGCGACGCGGAACTGGCCCGCCAGCGTGCCGTCGCGGGCGGTCACCCGGCCGACGAGGAGCCCTACGTACAGCCGCGGGACACCCGGAAGTGGGACGCGGAGGACCGCCGCCGCTTCGAGTCCTGA
- a CDS encoding phage holin family protein gives MTAQGSHQTDSGAHEPVGDLVQRASQQLSQLVRDEMRLAQAEMTEKGRRYGRGGGLFGGAGVLGVLTLQALVATVIAVLSLAVDVWVAALIVTGVLAVVTAVLAALGRKQFSKASPPAPERTVDSVKADVATIKESAQR, from the coding sequence ATGACAGCGCAGGGCTCCCACCAAACCGACAGCGGAGCGCACGAACCGGTGGGCGACCTGGTCCAGCGTGCCTCGCAGCAGCTGTCACAGCTGGTCCGCGACGAGATGCGGCTGGCCCAGGCGGAGATGACCGAGAAGGGCAGGCGGTACGGCAGGGGCGGCGGCCTGTTCGGTGGCGCCGGCGTGCTGGGTGTCCTCACGCTTCAGGCGCTGGTGGCCACCGTGATCGCCGTGCTGTCGCTCGCCGTGGACGTATGGGTGGCGGCACTGATCGTCACCGGCGTCCTGGCCGTGGTCACCGCGGTACTGGCGGCGCTCGGCAGGAAGCAGTTCAGCAAGGCATCCCCGCCGGCGCCCGAGCGGACGGTGGACAGCGTCAAGGCCGATGTGGCCACTATCAAGGAGAGTGCACAGCGATGA
- a CDS encoding DUF3618 domain-containing protein: protein MNEDKSQPGTEAAPSPEELRMRVEATREELGETVEALAAKADVKARAQEKTTAVKQQVAEKTAHVGAQLRDKAAHAAHAVQDRTPEPVRAKAAAATGQVHEKAVHVAGLARDKTPEPVREKAGQGLRAARANRVPLLAVGVIVALLMVRRSRRNR from the coding sequence ATGAACGAGGACAAGTCGCAACCGGGTACCGAGGCAGCACCGTCGCCCGAGGAACTGCGGATGCGGGTCGAGGCGACCCGTGAGGAGCTCGGCGAGACGGTCGAGGCACTCGCGGCGAAGGCCGACGTCAAGGCCCGGGCCCAGGAGAAGACGACAGCCGTGAAGCAGCAGGTCGCCGAGAAGACCGCCCACGTCGGCGCCCAGCTTCGGGACAAGGCGGCACACGCGGCCCACGCGGTGCAGGACAGGACCCCCGAGCCGGTGCGCGCCAAGGCCGCCGCGGCTACCGGGCAGGTCCACGAAAAGGCCGTGCACGTCGCCGGACTGGCCCGGGACAAGACCCCGGAGCCGGTACGGGAGAAGGCCGGCCAGGGTCTGCGGGCGGCGCGCGCCAACCGTGTCCCGCTGCTCGCCGTCGGGGTGATCGTCGCGCTGCTCATGGTCCGCCGCTCGCGGAGGAACCGATGA
- a CDS encoding DUF4235 domain-containing protein: MKASKAAYKPVGMAMGILGGALAGAVFKQAWKRFAHEDKAPDATDEFRSWREVLAAAVVQGAIFAGVKAAVDRGGATAIRRLTGDWPG; this comes from the coding sequence ATGAAGGCCTCGAAGGCCGCCTACAAGCCGGTCGGCATGGCGATGGGCATCCTCGGCGGTGCCCTGGCCGGGGCGGTGTTCAAGCAGGCCTGGAAACGGTTCGCGCACGAGGACAAGGCGCCTGACGCCACGGACGAGTTCCGCAGCTGGCGCGAGGTGCTCGCGGCAGCCGTCGTACAGGGTGCGATCTTCGCCGGGGTCAAGGCCGCCGTCGACCGCGGCGGCGCCACCGCCATCCGGCGCCTGACGGGCGACTGGCCGGGCTGA
- a CDS encoding cold-shock protein, with amino-acid sequence MATGTVKWFNAEKGFGFIAQDGGGPDVFAHYSAINSSGFRELQEGQAVTFDVVQGQKGPQAENINTA; translated from the coding sequence GTGGCAACTGGAACTGTGAAGTGGTTCAACGCGGAGAAGGGCTTCGGCTTCATCGCCCAGGACGGCGGCGGTCCGGACGTCTTCGCGCACTACTCCGCGATCAACTCCTCGGGCTTCCGTGAGCTCCAGGAGGGCCAGGCCGTGACGTTCGACGTCGTCCAGGGCCAGAAGGGCCCCCAGGCGGAGAACATCAACACCGCCTGA
- a CDS encoding helix-turn-helix domain-containing protein, whose amino-acid sequence MTADESLGRLDDDDYPAYTMGRAAEMLGTTPGFLRALGEARLITPLRSEGGHRRYSRYQLRIAARARELVDRGTPIDAACRIIILEDQLEEAQRINAEYRRADKSSNPSATT is encoded by the coding sequence ATGACAGCAGACGAGTCGCTGGGACGTCTTGACGACGACGACTACCCCGCCTACACGATGGGCCGGGCCGCCGAGATGCTCGGTACCACTCCCGGCTTCCTCCGGGCCCTCGGCGAAGCACGACTGATCACACCGTTGCGCTCCGAGGGCGGACACCGCCGCTACTCCCGCTACCAACTGCGCATCGCGGCCCGCGCGCGTGAGCTCGTCGACCGCGGCACCCCGATCGACGCCGCCTGCCGGATCATCATCCTTGAGGACCAGCTCGAAGAGGCCCAGCGCATCAACGCCGAGTACCGTCGCGCCGACAAATCGTCCAATCCGTCGGCCACGACCTGA
- a CDS encoding IS30 family transposase, translating into MEFEIRKVRTVAQGRRQLVREREEYFRLMDQGLSSLEACRRVGINIRTGKRWRNGRNPSGRHKAAPPVKAVAPSPGPSRYLREADRIHIADRLREKATVRTIAAELGRSPSTISREICRNRHPGNGQYRPFAAQARADSRRPRPKTGKIGQNPQLRDFIQNHLDIRWSPEQICQALRAQFPRRPEMHVVHETVYQALYVQGRGELRRELAKALRSGRTRRKPQQRQPRFSTPMVMISERPAEAEDRAVPGHWEGDLIIGKDGASAIGTLVERATRYVMLLHLPDGRTAEHVRDALVETAQTLPAHLVRSLTWDQGSEMAAHASFTLATDIPVYFCDPASPWQRGSNENTNGLLRQYFPKGTDLAVHTRERLDAVAAELNGRPRKTLDWETPAERLHKLLAA; encoded by the coding sequence ATGGAGTTCGAGATCCGCAAGGTGCGGACGGTGGCGCAAGGGCGTAGGCAGCTGGTCCGTGAGCGGGAGGAATACTTCCGGCTCATGGATCAGGGCCTGAGCAGCTTGGAAGCCTGCCGACGCGTCGGGATCAATATCCGGACGGGCAAGCGGTGGCGCAACGGCCGCAACCCGTCGGGCAGGCACAAGGCGGCGCCACCGGTCAAAGCGGTGGCGCCGTCTCCCGGTCCGTCCCGGTATCTGCGTGAGGCCGACCGGATCCACATCGCCGACCGGCTGCGGGAGAAGGCCACGGTCCGCACGATCGCCGCCGAGCTGGGTCGCAGCCCGTCCACCATCAGCCGGGAGATCTGCCGCAACCGGCACCCCGGCAACGGCCAGTACCGGCCCTTCGCCGCCCAGGCCCGCGCCGACTCCCGCCGGCCCCGGCCCAAAACCGGCAAGATCGGCCAGAACCCGCAGTTGCGGGACTTCATCCAGAACCACCTGGACATACGGTGGAGCCCGGAGCAGATCTGCCAGGCTCTGCGGGCACAGTTCCCCCGGCGGCCGGAGATGCACGTGGTCCACGAGACGGTCTACCAGGCCCTCTACGTCCAAGGACGCGGCGAACTCCGCCGCGAACTGGCCAAAGCCCTCCGCTCGGGCCGCACCCGCCGCAAACCCCAGCAGCGCCAGCCGCGGTTCTCCACCCCCATGGTCATGATCAGTGAACGCCCCGCCGAAGCCGAGGACCGGGCCGTTCCCGGCCACTGGGAAGGCGACCTGATCATCGGCAAGGACGGCGCCTCCGCCATCGGCACGCTGGTCGAGCGCGCCACCCGCTACGTGATGCTGCTGCACCTGCCCGACGGCCGAACCGCCGAACATGTCCGCGACGCCCTGGTCGAAACCGCCCAGACCCTGCCCGCCCACCTGGTGCGGTCACTGACCTGGGACCAGGGCTCCGAGATGGCCGCCCACGCCTCCTTCACCCTGGCCACCGACATCCCGGTCTACTTCTGCGACCCGGCCAGCCCCTGGCAGCGCGGTTCGAACGAGAACACCAACGGCCTGCTGCGGCAGTACTTCCCCAAAGGCACCGACCTTGCGGTCCACACCCGCGAACGCCTGGACGCCGTTGCCGCCGAGCTCAACGGCCGCCCACGCAAAACACTCGACTGGGAAACCCCAGCCGAGCGCCTGCATAAACTGCTCGCGGCCTGA
- a CDS encoding SCO5918 family protein: MRCVIARFPFDLTKSGVLESMKGIKPEPVTGESVIVGRRRYPVKQVGQVVTRQDPRDFSAGEVVRAMTRLGFTCGTLPVAEPEVRTESPFERASALLGTPVSV, translated from the coding sequence ATGCGCTGTGTCATCGCACGCTTCCCGTTCGACCTGACCAAGAGCGGTGTGCTGGAGTCGATGAAGGGCATCAAGCCCGAGCCGGTCACCGGCGAGTCCGTGATCGTCGGACGCCGCCGCTACCCCGTCAAGCAGGTCGGTCAGGTCGTCACCCGTCAGGACCCCCGCGATTTCAGCGCCGGCGAAGTGGTACGGGCCATGACCCGGCTCGGCTTCACCTGCGGCACCCTGCCCGTGGCTGAGCCGGAGGTGCGCACCGAGAGCCCGTTCGAGCGGGCCTCGGCGCTGCTCGGCACCCCGGTGTCCGTCTGA
- a CDS encoding CBS domain-containing protein has translation MPLVQMQPRPATADPAPSAADDVMDVTGPQVWHDMTVEVALSVAAAAGTGHLVLRDEDGQYVGLVTRARLAAVRDSRGYTDRIRLSDITDADGPAGHGGTPGVLGLAG, from the coding sequence TTGCCGCTGGTCCAGATGCAACCCCGCCCGGCGACCGCCGACCCCGCGCCCAGCGCGGCGGACGACGTCATGGACGTGACCGGACCGCAGGTCTGGCACGACATGACCGTGGAGGTGGCGCTGTCCGTCGCTGCCGCCGCCGGGACGGGACATCTGGTCCTGCGCGACGAGGACGGTCAGTACGTGGGCCTGGTCACCCGGGCGCGGCTCGCCGCGGTCCGGGACAGCCGCGGCTACACGGACCGCATCCGGCTGAGCGACATCACCGACGCCGACGGGCCCGCCGGACACGGCGGCACCCCGGGCGTCCTCGGTCTCGCCGGCTGA
- a CDS encoding DEAD/DEAH box helicase, with protein MNRTRTNDRFSRTRNGGAAAGRSGGRSGSSTAGRSGGQGRSGGQGRSGGGGGGYGRRPAAIQGEFALPETITPALPAVEAFADLDMPKELLAALGTQGVTVPFPIQAATLPNSLAGRDVLGRGRTGSGKTLAFGLALLARTVGQRAEARQPLGLVLVPTRELAQQVTDALTPYARAVRLRLATVVGGMPIGRQASALRGGAEIVVATPGRLKDLIDRGDCRLDQVAITVLDEADQMADMGFMPQVTALLDQVRPGGQRMLFSATLDRNVDLLVRRYLSDPVVHSVDPSAGAVTTMEHHVLQVHGADKHSATVEIAARDGRVIMFLDTKHAVDRLTEQLLNSGVRAAALHGGKSQPQRTRTLTQFKSGHVNVLVATNVAARGIHVDNLDLVVNVDPPTDHKDYLHRGGRTARAGESGSVVTLVTPNQRRDMTRLMAAAGIVPQTTQVRAGEEALHRITGAQTPSGIPVVIKAPVVERPKKRGSGTTSRGRRRPASAAGRAPARRPNVAAAA; from the coding sequence ATGAACCGCACACGTACGAACGACCGTTTTTCCCGCACCCGTAACGGCGGTGCCGCTGCCGGACGGAGCGGTGGCCGATCGGGTTCGTCGACCGCCGGCCGGTCCGGCGGGCAGGGCCGCTCCGGTGGGCAGGGCCGCTCCGGCGGTGGTGGCGGCGGTTACGGCCGTCGGCCCGCCGCGATCCAGGGTGAGTTCGCTCTCCCCGAGACGATCACCCCCGCGCTTCCCGCGGTGGAGGCCTTCGCCGATCTCGACATGCCCAAGGAGTTGCTGGCCGCGCTCGGCACCCAGGGCGTGACCGTGCCCTTCCCGATCCAGGCCGCGACCCTGCCGAACTCCCTCGCCGGCCGGGACGTACTGGGCCGCGGGCGCACCGGCTCCGGCAAGACGCTCGCCTTCGGCCTGGCGCTGCTGGCCCGTACGGTCGGGCAGCGCGCCGAGGCCAGGCAGCCGCTGGGTCTGGTCCTCGTACCGACGCGTGAGCTTGCGCAGCAGGTCACCGACGCGCTCACCCCGTACGCACGCGCCGTACGGCTGAGGCTCGCCACGGTGGTGGGCGGGATGCCGATCGGCAGGCAGGCCAGCGCGCTGCGCGGCGGTGCCGAGATCGTCGTCGCCACCCCCGGACGCCTCAAGGACCTCATCGACCGCGGCGACTGCCGACTGGACCAGGTCGCCATCACCGTCCTCGACGAGGCCGACCAGATGGCCGACATGGGCTTCATGCCGCAGGTCACCGCGCTGCTCGACCAGGTCCGTCCCGGGGGCCAGCGCATGCTGTTCTCCGCGACCCTCGACCGCAACGTCGACCTGCTCGTGCGCCGTTACCTGAGCGACCCGGTCGTGCACTCCGTCGACCCCTCGGCCGGTGCGGTCACGACGATGGAGCACCACGTGCTGCAGGTCCACGGCGCCGACAAGCACTCGGCCACCGTCGAGATCGCGGCCCGCGACGGCCGCGTGATCATGTTCCTCGACACCAAGCACGCGGTCGACCGCCTCACCGAGCAGCTCCTGAACAGCGGGGTACGGGCCGCCGCGCTGCACGGCGGGAAGTCGCAGCCGCAGCGCACCCGCACGCTGACGCAGTTCAAGAGCGGGCACGTCAACGTGCTGGTGGCGACCAACGTCGCGGCGCGCGGCATCCACGTCGACAACCTCGACCTCGTCGTCAACGTCGACCCGCCGACCGACCACAAGGACTACCTCCACCGCGGCGGCCGTACCGCCCGCGCCGGTGAGTCCGGCAGCGTCGTCACCCTGGTCACCCCGAACCAGCGCCGCGACATGACCCGCCTGATGGCGGCGGCCGGCATCGTCCCGCAGACCACCCAGGTCCGCGCCGGCGAAGAGGCACTGCACCGCATCACCGGCGCCCAGACCCCCTCGGGCATCCCGGTCGTCATCAAGGCGCCGGTGGTCGAGCGTCCCAAGAAGCGCGGCAGCGGCACCACCTCGCGTGGCCGTCGCCGCCCCGCCTCGGCGGCCGGGCGCGCGCCCGCACGCCGGCCCAACGTCGCTGCGGCGGCGTAG
- a CDS encoding cold-shock protein: MAAGTVKWFNAEKGFGFIEQDGGGPDVFAHYSNISAQGFRELLEGQKVNFDIAQGQKGPTAENIVLV; this comes from the coding sequence ATGGCTGCTGGTACCGTGAAGTGGTTCAACGCGGAAAAGGGTTTCGGATTCATCGAGCAGGATGGTGGCGGCCCTGACGTGTTCGCCCACTACTCGAACATCTCCGCCCAGGGCTTCCGCGAGCTGCTCGAAGGCCAGAAGGTCAACTTCGACATCGCGCAGGGCCAGAAGGGCCCGACGGCCGAGAACATCGTTCTTGTCTGA
- a CDS encoding PASTA domain-containing protein, whose translation MRIRTVSAVLASAALLTLTACANTDNTGPSRPDTSSQDTDDRTKQDTTTTETSPETPDSTTEAAPEAATLPDLVGQDLQAAQDEAQAAGFYVLDDQDAGGQNRLQVFDRNWTVCSQDPEPGTHPTDTPVTLYAVKDDETC comes from the coding sequence ATGCGCATCCGGACCGTCTCAGCCGTACTCGCCTCCGCAGCACTGCTCACGCTCACCGCCTGCGCGAACACCGACAACACCGGCCCCAGCAGGCCGGACACCTCGTCCCAGGACACCGACGACCGCACGAAGCAGGACACCACCACCACCGAAACCAGCCCGGAAACACCTGACAGCACCACGGAAGCGGCCCCCGAAGCGGCAACGCTGCCCGACCTCGTCGGCCAGGACCTCCAGGCCGCCCAGGACGAGGCGCAAGCCGCCGGCTTCTACGTCCTCGACGACCAGGACGCCGGCGGCCAGAACCGCTTGCAGGTCTTCGACCGCAACTGGACGGTCTGCAGCCAGGACCCCGAGCCCGGCACGCACCCCACGGACACGCCCGTGACCCTGTACGCCGTCAAGGACGACGAGACCTGCTGA
- a CDS encoding GAF and ANTAR domain-containing protein has translation MTPEQRLADAFVALAGSTADRSSDKPGPLSVLAQRAPALLGTHAATVVFAPKGYDTAQVAGSNPQVSRLEHEAVGWREGPGHDCRQADPGPWAQVALGSRPTRQQWPHYTRRALKLGYTRVVALPLRQHGGTSGALILLSCTRHAFSPATLALGRSLADFTAVLLEGAREADRSRMLTDQLEQALTSRVVIEQAKGVLSTLRAVSLDEAFDLLRKHARSCQRPLKDVAREVVEGHADPNLTDPAS, from the coding sequence ATGACGCCCGAACAGCGGCTGGCCGACGCGTTCGTAGCCCTGGCCGGCAGCACGGCGGACCGTTCGTCGGACAAACCCGGGCCGTTGTCCGTGCTGGCGCAGCGTGCCCCGGCCCTGCTCGGCACCCATGCCGCGACCGTGGTGTTCGCCCCCAAGGGCTACGACACCGCGCAAGTGGCAGGCTCCAACCCCCAGGTGTCGCGCCTGGAACACGAAGCAGTCGGGTGGCGGGAGGGCCCCGGCCACGACTGTCGTCAGGCCGACCCGGGCCCCTGGGCCCAGGTGGCTCTCGGCAGCCGTCCCACCAGGCAGCAGTGGCCGCACTACACCCGGCGGGCGCTGAAGCTGGGCTACACCCGCGTCGTGGCCCTTCCCCTGCGCCAGCACGGCGGAACGAGCGGTGCGCTCATCCTGCTGTCCTGCACACGGCATGCCTTCTCCCCGGCGACGCTGGCTCTCGGCCGGTCGCTCGCCGACTTCACCGCCGTCCTTCTGGAAGGCGCCCGCGAGGCCGATCGCAGCCGGATGCTCACCGACCAGCTGGAACAGGCGTTGACCAGCCGCGTGGTCATCGAACAGGCCAAGGGCGTGCTCTCGACTCTCCGAGCGGTGTCCCTGGACGAAGCTTTCGATCTTCTGCGCAAACACGCCCGCTCATGTCAGCGACCGCTGAAGGACGTGGCCCGCGAGGTGGTCGAAGGACACGCGGATCCCAACCTGACCGATCCCGCGTCGTGA
- a CDS encoding GAF and ANTAR domain-containing protein codes for MDPQGRIEDLGLAAVARQRAALARERADRADATAERHELLAAKPGREFHSQIASTHRRTAECHRASARLQDSFALRATAWAGGPGTRPRFMTVVAEACGTDSAAMALLDTDQNHLAVAVSDQLSRAAQDLEYVLGEGPGQDAATEHRPVHVSGPEIEARWPGYGPSLVSLGIASVAAVPLRIQGSCIGSLTVFDPRPADARPARLAEVAEALTRIVLLDPDADPDLYGGTDIRATVHQAVGMVSVRAGCSVVDALALIKAVAFAEEVSSDALARQIVYGDRKLI; via the coding sequence ATGGACCCGCAGGGGCGCATCGAGGACCTCGGTCTGGCAGCGGTGGCACGGCAACGTGCCGCGCTGGCCCGGGAGCGCGCCGACCGGGCGGACGCGACCGCCGAGCGGCACGAACTCCTGGCCGCGAAACCCGGGCGGGAGTTCCACTCCCAGATCGCGAGTACGCATCGCCGAACTGCCGAGTGCCATCGCGCCTCGGCCCGCCTCCAGGACAGCTTCGCCCTCCGCGCGACGGCGTGGGCCGGCGGGCCGGGTACTCGGCCGCGGTTCATGACGGTGGTCGCGGAAGCATGCGGTACCGACAGCGCGGCGATGGCACTGCTTGACACCGACCAGAACCATCTCGCGGTCGCCGTCTCCGACCAACTGTCCCGCGCGGCCCAGGACCTGGAGTACGTACTCGGCGAGGGGCCGGGCCAGGACGCGGCGACGGAACACCGTCCGGTGCATGTGTCCGGGCCCGAGATCGAGGCACGCTGGCCGGGGTACGGGCCTTCCCTGGTCTCGCTGGGAATCGCCTCGGTGGCCGCCGTACCGCTGCGGATACAGGGCAGCTGTATCGGGTCGCTGACGGTGTTCGACCCGCGGCCCGCCGATGCGAGACCCGCCCGCCTCGCCGAGGTCGCCGAGGCCCTCACCCGCATCGTGCTGCTCGACCCCGACGCCGACCCGGACCTCTACGGCGGAACCGACATCCGAGCCACTGTGCACCAGGCGGTCGGCATGGTGTCCGTACGGGCGGGCTGCTCCGTCGTGGACGCGCTGGCGCTCATCAAGGCCGTGGCCTTCGCCGAGGAGGTGTCATCCGACGCCCTCGCCCGGCAGATCGTTTACGGGGACCGGAAACTCATCTGA
- a CDS encoding CheR family methyltransferase has product MGEPRNDDSGEDEGDNEALEELLVFIREARGFDFTGYKRSTLARRIHKRMTDVGIRSYPDYQDLLETDTEEFGVLFNTILINVTSFFRDPEAWTLLQHEVVPELLTTLDPEQEIRVWSAGCSSGEEAYSMAMMFSEALGIEECLRRVKIYATDVDEEALREARSGLYTAKSLEPLSSEIREKYFEQNSAQFSFRPDLRRRVIFGRHDITRDAPISRLDLLVCRNTLMYFNVEAQTQIVDRFHFALRPSGFLFLGKAEMLLNDSERFEVVNMRQRVFRRRTGSNGLTYHPAPPKIRTGTGGEVHSVARARQLRDLVLDAGPTPLIALDSDGTVVTVNNQARIQLGLTTGDIGRPFQDLEVSYRPVELRSLIDQSMHERRTLRVNRVERRTGEDIQYYDILIQPLSGPGGLHIATVISFTDVTVATHLKSEVKRVREELETAYEELQSTNEELETTNEELQSSIEELETTNEELQSTNEELETTNEELQSGNEELETMNEEMRIRTDELDEARAFLEAVLKSIAAGVVVLGKDLKVKSWNRGAVDLWGLRADEVLGEPFFELDFGLPTKELRPVVERCMETRSRSGPVGVEALSRIGRPISCDVFFSPFGGNHGGVVLMMEESRSDDSD; this is encoded by the coding sequence ATGGGCGAACCGCGGAACGACGACTCCGGCGAAGACGAGGGAGACAACGAGGCGTTGGAGGAACTGCTCGTATTCATCCGGGAAGCCCGCGGTTTCGATTTCACGGGCTACAAGCGTTCGACGCTGGCCCGGCGCATCCACAAACGGATGACGGACGTCGGCATTCGCTCGTACCCGGACTACCAGGATCTCCTGGAGACCGACACCGAGGAATTCGGTGTCCTCTTCAACACCATCCTGATCAATGTCACCTCCTTCTTCCGCGACCCGGAGGCCTGGACCCTCCTCCAGCACGAGGTCGTACCGGAGCTGCTCACGACCCTCGATCCGGAGCAGGAGATCAGGGTGTGGAGCGCGGGCTGCTCCAGCGGTGAGGAGGCGTACTCGATGGCCATGATGTTCTCGGAGGCGCTCGGCATCGAGGAGTGCCTGCGGCGCGTCAAGATCTACGCCACGGACGTCGACGAGGAAGCGCTGCGCGAAGCCCGTTCCGGGCTGTACACGGCGAAGTCGCTGGAACCGCTCTCCTCGGAGATCAGGGAGAAGTACTTCGAGCAGAACAGCGCGCAGTTCAGCTTCCGTCCCGACCTGCGGCGCCGGGTGATCTTCGGGCGGCACGACATCACCCGTGACGCCCCGATCTCCCGGCTGGACCTGCTCGTGTGCCGGAACACGCTGATGTACTTCAATGTCGAGGCCCAGACCCAGATCGTCGACCGTTTCCATTTCGCGCTGCGTCCCAGCGGCTTCCTCTTCCTCGGCAAGGCCGAGATGCTGCTGAACGACAGTGAGCGCTTCGAAGTGGTGAACATGCGTCAGCGTGTCTTCCGGCGCCGGACAGGCAGCAACGGACTGACCTACCATCCGGCTCCCCCGAAGATCAGGACGGGCACGGGTGGCGAGGTGCACTCGGTGGCACGCGCCCGCCAGTTGCGCGACCTGGTGCTCGACGCCGGACCCACCCCGCTGATCGCCCTCGACAGCGACGGAACAGTTGTGACCGTCAACAACCAGGCGAGGATCCAGCTCGGCCTGACCACCGGGGACATCGGCCGTCCCTTCCAGGACCTGGAGGTCTCCTACCGGCCGGTCGAACTCCGTTCCCTGATCGACCAGTCCATGCACGAGCGCCGGACCCTGCGGGTCAACCGTGTCGAGCGCCGGACGGGCGAGGACATCCAGTACTACGACATCCTCATCCAGCCGCTCTCCGGACCCGGCGGCCTGCACATCGCCACCGTGATCTCGTTCACCGACGTGACCGTCGCCACGCATCTGAAGTCCGAGGTCAAAAGAGTCCGGGAGGAGCTGGAGACGGCCTACGAGGAACTCCAGTCCACCAACGAAGAGTTGGAGACCACCAACGAAGAACTCCAGTCCAGCATCGAGGAACTGGAGACCACGAACGAAGAACTCCAGTCCACCAACGAAGAGTTGGAGACCACCAACGAAGAACTCCAGTCCGGCAACGAGGAACTGGAGACGATGAACGAGGAGATGCGCATCCGCACGGACGAACTGGACGAGGCCAGGGCGTTCCTGGAGGCGGTTCTGAAGAGCATCGCGGCGGGCGTGGTGGTCCTGGGCAAGGACCTGAAGGTCAAGAGCTGGAACCGGGGCGCCGTCGACCTGTGGGGGTTGCGCGCGGACGAGGTGCTGGGCGAGCCCTTCTTCGAACTGGACTTCGGGCTGCCCACGAAGGAGTTGCGGCCCGTCGTGGAGCGTTGCATGGAGACTCGCAGTCGCTCCGGCCCGGTCGGCGTCGAGGCCCTGAGCCGTATCGGCCGGCCCATCAGCTGTGACGTGTTCTTCTCCCCGTTCGGCGGGAACCACGGAGGAGTGGTCCTGATGATGGAAGAGAGCCGAAGCGATGACTCCGACTGA